TCGCCCTCGTCGAATCGGGGCTCTGCCAATCCAAGAACTGCGTCAATATCCTCGCTAAAAATTTCATCGTCTTCGCCATCTCCTCCCTGGCCTTCTACGTGATCGGTTGGGGCCTGATGTTCGGCGACGGCAATCCCTACTTCGGAACCCAAGGTCTCTGGATGGTCGGCGGGGCGGACAACTCCCCCGCCACCGGCGAGGCCTACCAAGGCGTCTATTCGGCGATCAATTGGACCGGCGTTCCGATTTGGACGAAATTCTTCTTCCAGTTGGTCTTCGCCGGGACCGCCGCCACTATCGTCTCGGGCGCGGTCGCCGAGCGCATCAAGTTCCTTTCCTTCATCGTGTTCAGCTTCATCCTGGTCGGTCTCATGTACCCCACCACCGGACACTGGATCTGGGGCGGCGGCTGGCTGGCCAAGCTGGGTTTTTGGGACTTCGCGGGTTCGACGGTCGTTCACTCGATGGGCGGTTGGGCGGCCTTGGCGGGCGTCATCGTCCTCGGGGCGCGCAAGGGTAAGTTCGTCAAAGGAAGGGTCCATCCGATTCCCGGCCATAACCTGACCAGCGCGACCTTGGGAGCTCTGATCCTTTGGCTGGGATGGTTCGGTTTCAACCCGGGCTCGACGATGGCCGCCGCGGCCGGCGACATCGGGCGCATCGCGGTCGTCACCAACTTCGGCGCCGCCGCGGGCATTCTATCTTCGACCGTGGTCGCTTGGATTTTAATCGGAAAACCCGACCTCTCGATGATCATCAACGGCTGCCTGGCCGGTCTGGTCGCGGTGACCGCGCCCTGCGCCTACATCGGCATGGGCTCTTCGATCATCATCGGATTGATCGCCGGCGCCTTGGTAGTCTTCGCGGTCCTCTTCTTCGACAAGGTCAAGCTGGACGACCCCGTCGGCGCCCTCTCGGTGCATCTGGTCAACGGCGTCTGGGGAACCATCGCCGTGGGTCTCTTCGCCCAGGACGTCTTTACGCCGAATACCACCGGCAACGGCCTCTTCTTCGGCGGCGGCGCCAAGCTGCTGATCGCCCAACTGACCGGCGTGGCCGCCGTCGGCGCCTTCACGCTGATAATCTCGCTGGTGGTTTGGTACGCCCTCAAGCTAGTGATGGGCATCCGCGTCAGCGAGGAAGAAGAGCGCGAGGGCCTGGATCACGGCGAGCACGGTAACATCTGCTACCCCGACTTCGTCCAGGCGGCGTCGGTGATGAAGAGCTAAATTTTTGACCCATCGTGCATCCGCTTCTTAGGGCCCCAGCGGGTCGTGGCCGGGAAGGTCC
This genomic window from Deltaproteobacteria bacterium PRO3 contains:
- the amt gene encoding ammonium transporter, encoding MRRRIHLMLLLVLMVGFFPGLALGADPSSGELKIMVDTVWTLIAGMLVFWMNAGFALVESGLCQSKNCVNILAKNFIVFAISSLAFYVIGWGLMFGDGNPYFGTQGLWMVGGADNSPATGEAYQGVYSAINWTGVPIWTKFFFQLVFAGTAATIVSGAVAERIKFLSFIVFSFILVGLMYPTTGHWIWGGGWLAKLGFWDFAGSTVVHSMGGWAALAGVIVLGARKGKFVKGRVHPIPGHNLTSATLGALILWLGWFGFNPGSTMAAAAGDIGRIAVVTNFGAAAGILSSTVVAWILIGKPDLSMIINGCLAGLVAVTAPCAYIGMGSSIIIGLIAGALVVFAVLFFDKVKLDDPVGALSVHLVNGVWGTIAVGLFAQDVFTPNTTGNGLFFGGGAKLLIAQLTGVAAVGAFTLIISLVVWYALKLVMGIRVSEEEEREGLDHGEHGNICYPDFVQAASVMKS